One genomic region from Harpia harpyja isolate bHarHar1 chromosome 1, bHarHar1 primary haplotype, whole genome shotgun sequence encodes:
- the ZNF335 gene encoding zinc finger protein 335 isoform X5: MEENAVESSSDAAPQAAREEPSESGLGVGTSEAVSADSSDAASAPGPLSRADDSGVGQSSDSSGVSLEEVSESSSSTDAIPRIYLPDSSSIAQSTLVSSVSTVSQSIMVSESPQVLVHSSVITDGATIVSDSTASTSSDLGSAIDKIIESTIGPDIIQSCIAVTSAEDGGAETTQYLILQGPDDGAPMVSQMATSALANSLAIEAVADGPTSTCLDQPGPSDPSEQLEVLELPAQPDQAREADGGEELDQPDMETLEEMMEVVVVQQFKCKMCQYKSVSKKTLINHMKERHFQPVGSALALKKGRSRKGGSAPKTAEEEVPEEEEEDDIMDAGAIDDPEEDSDYNPAEDEPRGRQPKYSRTVPTSSEERPRRRPGRPRKFPRLEDMPQDVPEGGEVEPLVTSQSTLSRELQNSEAASSSGLENGTSESLAEPSISQSDSENKDPSSNTGPEDADVIPRRRGRPSRRFLGKKYRKYMGRRYYYKSPKPLMRPYLCRICGSRFLTHDDLRFHVNSHEANDPQLFKCLQCSYRSRRWSSLKEHMFNHVGSKPYKCEECNYTSVYKKDVIRHSTVHSRDRKKRADPPPKLNSFPCPVCNRIYPMQKRLTQHMKTHSTEKPHMCDKCGKSFKKRYTFKMHLLTHIQAIANRRFKCEFCDYVCEDKKVLLNHQLSHMNDKPYKCSFCKYSTFREDFLVSHMAVKHTGGKPFACEFCHFTTKHKKNLRLHVHCRHPDSFEEWAQRHPEEPPCRRRPFFTLQQIEELKQQHSQVQAPAEPEASLPAPLGPVTYHAVQAVPGAEPPILSQDSLGGATIIYEQDVAGSAELATQTALDLLLNMSTQRELAMGSLQVAVVKPGDSGEAQAPCEPQAQEEGAEIDSEEQQQQKLVTLHMAEPGETLVQETYEEATLGGSELQQITIPFGGTTEYSIITPISEEIQAPGTLYSEEESPAETSHTVVVSEAVMTEEALKEHNNHYIMSSGIPGSQFHHIEPLSGDAAFPSPAEGQEAQPASVKWPLVQCVTRQLQKDSSLSPASEGQEISSPKVKWPALQGMAKKLSCKVSTAKKLSCKISTAKKFSCKICTAMFTGRAEMESHKRAHIGPSTFKCPDCPFTAALWPEVRSHMVQHASLRPHKCTHCSFASKNKKDLRRHMLTHTNEKPFACQICGQRFNRNGHLKFHMQRLHSSEGKRPGAPTAAAQQTIILNSDEDTLATLQTALQSGQAVLAPERLQQALGQEHIIVAQEQSVASQEEATYIQEITTADGQTVQHLVTSDNQVQYIIAQDGVQHLLPHEYVVVPEGHHIQVQDGQITHIQYEQGSQFLQEPQIQYMPVSPEQQLVTQAQLEAAAHSAVSAVADAAMAQAQGVFTAEATAEQIQQLQQGIHYDVITLAD; encoded by the exons ATGGAGGAGAATGCGGTGGAGAGCAGCAGCGACGCGGCCCCGCAGGCGGCGCGGGAGGAGCCCTCCGAGAGCGGCCTGGGCGTCGGGACCTCGGAGGCCGTGTCGGCGGACAGCAGCGACGCCGCCTCGGCCCCCGGACCCCTCTCCCGAGCGGACGACTCCGGCGTGGGCCAGAGCTCCGACAGCAGCGGGGTCTCTTTG GAAGAGGTGTCGGAGAGCAGCTCCAGCACGGATGCCATTCCCCGGATTTACCTGCCAGATTCATCCTCTATCGCCCAGTCCACCTTGGTCTCCAGTGTCTCCACTGTGAGCCAGTCCATCATGGTGTCGGAGTCCCCACAAGTCCTGGTCCACTCCAGCGTCATCACTGACGGGGCCACAATCGTGTCAGACTCCACCGCGTCCACTTCCTCGGACCTAGGTTCTGCCATCGACAAAATCATCGAGTCCACAATTGGGCCTGACATCATCCAGA gctGCATCGCTGTGACCAGCGCAGAGGATGGTGGGGCAGAGACTACGCAGTACCTTATTCTGCAGGGGCCCGATGATG GTGCCCCCATGGTGTCCCAGATGGCCACTTCTGCTCTGGCCAATAGCTTGGCGATAGAAGCTGTTGCTGATGGGCCTACCTCCACATGCCTTGACCAGCCCGGTCCTTCAGACCCTTCCGAGCAGTTGGAAGTGCTGGAGCTGCCCGCACAGCCAGATCAGGCCCGAGAGGCGGATGGTGGGGAGGAGCTGGACCAGCCGGACATGGAGACCCTGGAAGAGatgatggaggtggtggtggtgcagcAGTTCAAGTGCAAGATGTGTCAGTACAAGAGCGTCTCCAAGAAAACGCTAATTAACCACATGAAAGAGCGGCACTTCCAGCCAG TGGGTTCAGCTCTGGCTTTGAAGAAGGGACGTTCACGAAAGGGGGGGTCTGCTCCAAAGACTGCAGAGGAGGAGGTCccagaagaagaagaggaggatgataTCATGGATGCTGGTGCTATTGATGACCCTGAAG AGGACAGTGACTATAACCCAGCTGAGGATGAGCCCCGTGGGCGACAGCCCAAGTACAGCCGCACTGTCCCCACATCCAGCGAGGAGAGGCCACGTCGACGCCCGGGGAGACCCCGCAAGTTTCCACGTCTGGAGGACATGCCCCAGGATGTGCCTGAAG GAGGGGAGGTGGAGCCCTTGGTGACGTCCCAAAGCACACTGAGCCGTGAGCTGCAGAACTCGGAAGCAGCCAGTTCCTCTGGCTTGGAGAACGGGACCAGCGAGAGCCTGGCAGAGCCCAGCATCAGCCAGTCTGATTCTGAGAACAAGGACCCTTCCTCCAACACCGGCCCTGAGGATGCAGACGTCATCCCCAGGAGGCGAGGGCGGCCCTCCCGCCGCTTCCTGGGCAAGAAATACCGCAAGTACATGGGGCGCAG GTACTACTACAAGTCACCCAAGCCCCTGATGAGGCCCTACCTGTGTCGGATCTGTGGCTCACGTTTCCTCACGCACGATGATCTGCGTTTCCATGTCAACTCGCACGAGGCCAATGACCCGCAGCTCTTCAAGTGTCTTCAGTGCAGCTACCGCTCCCGGCGCTGGTCCTCCCTCAAG GAACACATGTTCAACCACGTGGGCAGCAAACCCTACAAGTGCGAGGAGTGCAATTACACCAGTGTGTACAAGAAGGACGTCATCCGGCACTCCACAGTGCACAGCCGGGATAG gaagaaGAGAGCTGATCCG CCCCCAAAGCTGAACTCCTTCCCGTGCCCCGTATGCAACCGTATCTACCCCATGCAGAAGAGGCTTACCCAGCACATGAAGACGCACAGCACGGAGAAACCCCACATGTGTGACAAG TGCGGGAAGTCCTTTAAGAAGCGCTACACCTTCAAGATGCACCTGCTGACGCACATCCAGGCGATTGCCAACCGCAG GTTCAAGTGTGAGTTCTGCGACTACGTCTGCGAGGACAAAAAGGTCCTGCTGAATCACCAGCTGTCGCACATGAACGACAAGCCCTACAAGTGCAGCTTCTGCAAGTACTCCACCTTCCGGGAGGACTTCCTGGTGTCACACATGGCTGTCAAGCACACGG GAGGGAAGCCATTTGCTTGCGAGTTCTGTCACTTCACCACCAAGCACAAGAAGAACCTGCGCCTCCACGTGCACTGCCGCCATCCCGACTCCTTCGAGGAGTGGGCACAGAGGCACCCCGAGGAgccgccctgccgccgccgcccctttTTCACCCTGCAGCAGATCGaggagctgaagcagcagcacagccaggtgCAGGCCCCGGCTGAGCCAGAGGCAAGTCTGCCG GCACCTCTTGGCCCCGTCACCTACCATGCGGTCCAGGCCGTCCCGGGAGCAGAGCCCCCCATCCTCTCGCAGGATTCCCTGGGAGGGGCCACCATCATTTACGAACAAG ATGTGGCTGGATCAGCAGAACTGGCCACGCAGACCGCCCTGGATCTCCTGCTGAACATGAGCACTCAGCGAGAGCTGGCCATGGGCTCGCTGCAG GTGGCAGTGGTGAAGCCAGGTGATTCAGGAGAGGCGCAGGCCCCCTGTGAGCCACAGGCACAGGAGGAGGGGGCAGAGATAGACTccgaggagcagcagcagcagaagttggTGACGCTGCAcatggcagagcctggggagacGTTGGTGCAGGAGACTTATGAGGAGGCGACCTTGGGTGGCTCAGAGCTGCAGCAGATCACTATCCCCTTTGGTGGGACGACAGAGTACAGCATCATCACACCCATCAGTGAGGAGATTCAGGCTCCAGGCACACTGTACAG TGAAGAGGAGAGCCCTGCGGAGACCTCCCACACGGTTGTGGTGAGTGAAGCTGTGATGACGGAGGAGGCTCTGAAGGAGCATAACAATCACTATATCATGTCGTCTGGCATTCCAGGGAGCCAGTTCCATCACATTGAG CCCCTCAGCGGGGACGCTGCCTTTCCCTCGCCTGCggagggccaggaggcacagcctGCCAGCGTCAAGTGGCCCCTGGTGCAGTGTGTCACCAGGCAGCTCCAGAAGGACTCGTCTTTATCCCCAGCCTCCGAGGGACAGGAAATCTCATCCCCAAAGGTCAAGTGGCCTGCACTCCAAGGCATGGCCAAGAAGCTCTCATGCAAGGTTTCCACAGCCAAGAAGCTCTCGTGCAAGATTTCCACAGCCAAAAAGTTTTCATGCAAGATTTGCACAGCCATGTTCACAGGGAGAGCGGAAATGGAGAGTCACAAGAGAGCCCACATTGGGCCCAGCACCTTCAAGTGTCCTGACTGTCCATTCACTGCAGCCCTCTGGCCGGAGGTTCGG AGCCACATGGTGCAGCATGCCAGCCTTCGGCCACACAAGTGCACCCACTGCAGCTTTGCCTCCAAGAACAAGAAGGACCTGCGCAGGCACATGCTGACGCACACCAACGAGAAGCCCTTTGCCTGCCAGATCTGTGGGCAGAG GTTCAACCGTAATGGGCACCTCAAGTTCCACATGCAGCGTTTGCACAGCTCAGAGGGGAAAAGGCCAGGGGCGCCtacagctgctgcccagcagacCATCATCCTGAACAGCGATGAGGACACACTGGCCACCCTGCAGA CGGCTCTGCAGTCCGGCCAGGCGGTGCTGGCTCCCGAGCGGCTGCAGCAGGCTCTGGGGCAGGAGCACATCATCGTTGCGCAGGAGCAGAGCGTCGCGAGCCAG GAGGAGGCTACTTACATCCAGGAGATCACAACTGCCGACGGACAGACAGTACAGCACTTAGTGACCTCTGACAACCAG GTTCAGTACATCATTGCCCAGGATGGTGTACAGCACTTGCTTCCCCATGAGTATGTTGTTGTCCCGGAAGGACATCACATCCAG GTACAGGATGGTCAGATCACCCACATCCAGTACGAGCAGGGCAGCCAGTTCCTCCAGGAGCCACAG ATCCAGTACATGCCTGTCTCACCTGAGCAGCAGCTTGTCACCCAGGCGCAGTTGGAGGCAGCTGCACACTCGGCAGTCTCAG cagtggctgaTGCTGCGATGGCCCAGGCGCAGGGCGTGTTCACTGCCGAGGCGACGGCCGAGCAgatccagcagctgcagcaggggatTCACTACGACGTCATCACGCTGGCGGACTAG
- the ZNF335 gene encoding zinc finger protein 335 isoform X7, translated as MEENAVESSSDAAPQAAREEPSESGLGVGTSEAVSADSSDAASAPGPLSRADDSGVGQSSDSSGVSLEEVSESSSSTDAIPRIYLPDSSSIAQSTLVSSVSTVSQSIMVSESPQVLVHSSVITDGATIVSDSTASTSSDLGSAIDKIIESTIGPDIIQSCIAVTSAEDGGAETTQYLILQGPDDGAPMVSQMATSALANSLAIEAVADGPTSTCLDQPGPSDPSEQLEVLELPAQPDQAREADGGEELDQPDMETLEEMMEVVVVQQFKCKMCQYKSVSKKTLINHMKERHFQPVGSALALKKGRSRKGGSAPKTAEEEVPEEEEEDDIMDAGAIDDPEEDSDYNPAEDEPRGRQPKYSRTVPTSSEERPRRRPGRPRKFPRLEDMPQDVPEGGEVEPLVTSQSTLSRELQNSEAASSSGLENGTSESLAEPSISQSDSENKDPSSNTGPEDADVIPRRRGRPSRRFLGKKYRKYYYKSPKPLMRPYLCRICGSRFLTHDDLRFHVNSHEANDPQLFKCLQCSYRSRRWSSLKEHMFNHVGSKPYKCEECNYTSVYKKDVIRHSTVHSRDRKKRADPPPKLNSFPCPVCNRIYPMQKRLTQHMKTHSTEKPHMCDKCGKSFKKRYTFKMHLLTHIQAIANRRFKCEFCDYVCEDKKVLLNHQLSHMNDKPYKCSFCKYSTFREDFLVSHMAVKHTGGKPFACEFCHFTTKHKKNLRLHVHCRHPDSFEEWAQRHPEEPPCRRRPFFTLQQIEELKQQHSQVQAPAEPEASLPAPLGPVTYHAVQAVPGAEPPILSQDSLGGATIIYEQDVAGSAELATQTALDLLLNMSTQRELAMGSLQVAVVKPGDSGEAQAPCEPQAQEEGAEIDSEEQQQQKLVTLHMAEPGETLVQETYEEATLGGSELQQITIPFGGTTEYSIITPISEEIQAPGTLYSSEEESPAETSHTVVVSEAVMTEEALKEHNNHYIMSSGIPGSQFHHIEPLSGDAAFPSPAEGQEAQPASVKWPLVQCVTRQLQKDSSLSPASEGQEISSPKVKWPALQGMAKKLSCKVSTAKKLSCKISTAKKFSCKICTAMFTGRAEMESHKRAHIGPSTFKCPDCPFTAALWPEVRSHMVQHASLRPHKCTHCSFASKNKKDLRRHMLTHTNEKPFACQICGQRFNRNGHLKFHMQRLHSSEGKRPGAPTAAAQQTIILNSDEDTLATLQTALQSGQAVLAPERLQQALGQEHIIVAQEQSVASQEEATYIQEITTADGQTVQHLVTSDNQVQYIIAQDGVQHLLPHEYVVVPEGHHIQVQDGQITHIQYEQGSQFLQEPQIQYMPVSPEQQLVTQAQLEAAAHSAVSAVADAAMAQAQGVFTAEATAEQIQQLQQGIHYDVITLAD; from the exons ATGGAGGAGAATGCGGTGGAGAGCAGCAGCGACGCGGCCCCGCAGGCGGCGCGGGAGGAGCCCTCCGAGAGCGGCCTGGGCGTCGGGACCTCGGAGGCCGTGTCGGCGGACAGCAGCGACGCCGCCTCGGCCCCCGGACCCCTCTCCCGAGCGGACGACTCCGGCGTGGGCCAGAGCTCCGACAGCAGCGGGGTCTCTTTG GAAGAGGTGTCGGAGAGCAGCTCCAGCACGGATGCCATTCCCCGGATTTACCTGCCAGATTCATCCTCTATCGCCCAGTCCACCTTGGTCTCCAGTGTCTCCACTGTGAGCCAGTCCATCATGGTGTCGGAGTCCCCACAAGTCCTGGTCCACTCCAGCGTCATCACTGACGGGGCCACAATCGTGTCAGACTCCACCGCGTCCACTTCCTCGGACCTAGGTTCTGCCATCGACAAAATCATCGAGTCCACAATTGGGCCTGACATCATCCAGA gctGCATCGCTGTGACCAGCGCAGAGGATGGTGGGGCAGAGACTACGCAGTACCTTATTCTGCAGGGGCCCGATGATG GTGCCCCCATGGTGTCCCAGATGGCCACTTCTGCTCTGGCCAATAGCTTGGCGATAGAAGCTGTTGCTGATGGGCCTACCTCCACATGCCTTGACCAGCCCGGTCCTTCAGACCCTTCCGAGCAGTTGGAAGTGCTGGAGCTGCCCGCACAGCCAGATCAGGCCCGAGAGGCGGATGGTGGGGAGGAGCTGGACCAGCCGGACATGGAGACCCTGGAAGAGatgatggaggtggtggtggtgcagcAGTTCAAGTGCAAGATGTGTCAGTACAAGAGCGTCTCCAAGAAAACGCTAATTAACCACATGAAAGAGCGGCACTTCCAGCCAG TGGGTTCAGCTCTGGCTTTGAAGAAGGGACGTTCACGAAAGGGGGGGTCTGCTCCAAAGACTGCAGAGGAGGAGGTCccagaagaagaagaggaggatgataTCATGGATGCTGGTGCTATTGATGACCCTGAAG AGGACAGTGACTATAACCCAGCTGAGGATGAGCCCCGTGGGCGACAGCCCAAGTACAGCCGCACTGTCCCCACATCCAGCGAGGAGAGGCCACGTCGACGCCCGGGGAGACCCCGCAAGTTTCCACGTCTGGAGGACATGCCCCAGGATGTGCCTGAAG GAGGGGAGGTGGAGCCCTTGGTGACGTCCCAAAGCACACTGAGCCGTGAGCTGCAGAACTCGGAAGCAGCCAGTTCCTCTGGCTTGGAGAACGGGACCAGCGAGAGCCTGGCAGAGCCCAGCATCAGCCAGTCTGATTCTGAGAACAAGGACCCTTCCTCCAACACCGGCCCTGAGGATGCAGACGTCATCCCCAGGAGGCGAGGGCGGCCCTCCCGCCGCTTCCTGGGCAAGAAATACCGCAA GTACTACTACAAGTCACCCAAGCCCCTGATGAGGCCCTACCTGTGTCGGATCTGTGGCTCACGTTTCCTCACGCACGATGATCTGCGTTTCCATGTCAACTCGCACGAGGCCAATGACCCGCAGCTCTTCAAGTGTCTTCAGTGCAGCTACCGCTCCCGGCGCTGGTCCTCCCTCAAG GAACACATGTTCAACCACGTGGGCAGCAAACCCTACAAGTGCGAGGAGTGCAATTACACCAGTGTGTACAAGAAGGACGTCATCCGGCACTCCACAGTGCACAGCCGGGATAG gaagaaGAGAGCTGATCCG CCCCCAAAGCTGAACTCCTTCCCGTGCCCCGTATGCAACCGTATCTACCCCATGCAGAAGAGGCTTACCCAGCACATGAAGACGCACAGCACGGAGAAACCCCACATGTGTGACAAG TGCGGGAAGTCCTTTAAGAAGCGCTACACCTTCAAGATGCACCTGCTGACGCACATCCAGGCGATTGCCAACCGCAG GTTCAAGTGTGAGTTCTGCGACTACGTCTGCGAGGACAAAAAGGTCCTGCTGAATCACCAGCTGTCGCACATGAACGACAAGCCCTACAAGTGCAGCTTCTGCAAGTACTCCACCTTCCGGGAGGACTTCCTGGTGTCACACATGGCTGTCAAGCACACGG GAGGGAAGCCATTTGCTTGCGAGTTCTGTCACTTCACCACCAAGCACAAGAAGAACCTGCGCCTCCACGTGCACTGCCGCCATCCCGACTCCTTCGAGGAGTGGGCACAGAGGCACCCCGAGGAgccgccctgccgccgccgcccctttTTCACCCTGCAGCAGATCGaggagctgaagcagcagcacagccaggtgCAGGCCCCGGCTGAGCCAGAGGCAAGTCTGCCG GCACCTCTTGGCCCCGTCACCTACCATGCGGTCCAGGCCGTCCCGGGAGCAGAGCCCCCCATCCTCTCGCAGGATTCCCTGGGAGGGGCCACCATCATTTACGAACAAG ATGTGGCTGGATCAGCAGAACTGGCCACGCAGACCGCCCTGGATCTCCTGCTGAACATGAGCACTCAGCGAGAGCTGGCCATGGGCTCGCTGCAG GTGGCAGTGGTGAAGCCAGGTGATTCAGGAGAGGCGCAGGCCCCCTGTGAGCCACAGGCACAGGAGGAGGGGGCAGAGATAGACTccgaggagcagcagcagcagaagttggTGACGCTGCAcatggcagagcctggggagacGTTGGTGCAGGAGACTTATGAGGAGGCGACCTTGGGTGGCTCAGAGCTGCAGCAGATCACTATCCCCTTTGGTGGGACGACAGAGTACAGCATCATCACACCCATCAGTGAGGAGATTCAGGCTCCAGGCACACTGTACAG CAGTGAAGAGGAGAGCCCTGCGGAGACCTCCCACACGGTTGTGGTGAGTGAAGCTGTGATGACGGAGGAGGCTCTGAAGGAGCATAACAATCACTATATCATGTCGTCTGGCATTCCAGGGAGCCAGTTCCATCACATTGAG CCCCTCAGCGGGGACGCTGCCTTTCCCTCGCCTGCggagggccaggaggcacagcctGCCAGCGTCAAGTGGCCCCTGGTGCAGTGTGTCACCAGGCAGCTCCAGAAGGACTCGTCTTTATCCCCAGCCTCCGAGGGACAGGAAATCTCATCCCCAAAGGTCAAGTGGCCTGCACTCCAAGGCATGGCCAAGAAGCTCTCATGCAAGGTTTCCACAGCCAAGAAGCTCTCGTGCAAGATTTCCACAGCCAAAAAGTTTTCATGCAAGATTTGCACAGCCATGTTCACAGGGAGAGCGGAAATGGAGAGTCACAAGAGAGCCCACATTGGGCCCAGCACCTTCAAGTGTCCTGACTGTCCATTCACTGCAGCCCTCTGGCCGGAGGTTCGG AGCCACATGGTGCAGCATGCCAGCCTTCGGCCACACAAGTGCACCCACTGCAGCTTTGCCTCCAAGAACAAGAAGGACCTGCGCAGGCACATGCTGACGCACACCAACGAGAAGCCCTTTGCCTGCCAGATCTGTGGGCAGAG GTTCAACCGTAATGGGCACCTCAAGTTCCACATGCAGCGTTTGCACAGCTCAGAGGGGAAAAGGCCAGGGGCGCCtacagctgctgcccagcagacCATCATCCTGAACAGCGATGAGGACACACTGGCCACCCTGCAGA CGGCTCTGCAGTCCGGCCAGGCGGTGCTGGCTCCCGAGCGGCTGCAGCAGGCTCTGGGGCAGGAGCACATCATCGTTGCGCAGGAGCAGAGCGTCGCGAGCCAG GAGGAGGCTACTTACATCCAGGAGATCACAACTGCCGACGGACAGACAGTACAGCACTTAGTGACCTCTGACAACCAG GTTCAGTACATCATTGCCCAGGATGGTGTACAGCACTTGCTTCCCCATGAGTATGTTGTTGTCCCGGAAGGACATCACATCCAG GTACAGGATGGTCAGATCACCCACATCCAGTACGAGCAGGGCAGCCAGTTCCTCCAGGAGCCACAG ATCCAGTACATGCCTGTCTCACCTGAGCAGCAGCTTGTCACCCAGGCGCAGTTGGAGGCAGCTGCACACTCGGCAGTCTCAG cagtggctgaTGCTGCGATGGCCCAGGCGCAGGGCGTGTTCACTGCCGAGGCGACGGCCGAGCAgatccagcagctgcagcaggggatTCACTACGACGTCATCACGCTGGCGGACTAG